Proteins encoded in a region of the Puniceibacterium sp. IMCC21224 genome:
- a CDS encoding ABC transporter substrate-binding protein, with translation MKQTLMTGVALAALTAGVAHAESHLPFTPGEGAFDWDGYNTFADAYELSGQTVEITGPWTGNEKEKVDKVFDYFTEATGATVNYSGSDSFEQDIVISTRAGSAPNLAVFPQPGLAADLASQGMLTPLADGTAEWVAENFAAGPSWVDLGTYAGKDGTDALYGLFYRVDLKSLVWYSPIAFDEGGYDIPETMEELKELTQQIVDDGGTPWCIGLGSGAATGWPATDWVEDLMLRTQTPADYDAWVTNDLKFNDPKVIEAVEEFGWFARNDEFVNGGASAVATTDFRDSPAGLFTIPAECYMHRQASFIPAFFPEGTKAGEDVDFFYFPAYAEKDLGKPVLGAGTLFAITKPSEATTAMIEFLKTPIAHELWMAQGGFLTAHAGVNPDAYADDSQRAQGAILGNATTFRFDASDLMPSEIGAGAFWSGMVDYTTGSDAADVATEIQSRWDAIR, from the coding sequence ATGAAACAGACATTAATGACGGGGGTGGCGCTGGCGGCGCTGACCGCCGGTGTAGCCCATGCCGAAAGTCATCTGCCGTTTACGCCGGGCGAAGGTGCATTCGACTGGGATGGCTACAACACCTTTGCCGACGCCTATGAACTGTCCGGCCAGACGGTCGAGATTACCGGCCCCTGGACCGGCAATGAAAAGGAAAAGGTCGACAAAGTGTTCGACTACTTCACAGAAGCCACGGGGGCGACGGTCAACTATTCCGGATCTGACAGTTTCGAGCAGGATATCGTGATTTCGACCCGCGCCGGATCGGCCCCCAATCTGGCAGTGTTTCCGCAGCCGGGTCTGGCCGCTGATCTTGCGTCGCAGGGCATGTTGACGCCGCTGGCGGATGGCACTGCCGAATGGGTGGCCGAAAATTTCGCTGCCGGTCCGTCCTGGGTCGATCTGGGCACTTATGCCGGTAAGGACGGGACCGACGCGCTCTATGGTCTGTTCTACCGCGTGGATCTGAAATCACTGGTCTGGTATTCGCCCATCGCCTTTGACGAGGGCGGCTATGATATCCCCGAAACCATGGAAGAGCTCAAGGAGTTGACGCAGCAGATCGTCGATGACGGCGGTACGCCGTGGTGCATCGGGCTGGGGTCTGGGGCCGCGACCGGCTGGCCTGCGACCGACTGGGTCGAGGATCTGATGCTGCGCACGCAAACGCCTGCGGATTATGACGCTTGGGTTACGAATGATCTAAAGTTCAACGATCCCAAGGTGATTGAGGCGGTTGAGGAATTCGGCTGGTTCGCGCGCAACGATGAGTTTGTGAATGGCGGCGCCTCGGCTGTGGCCACGACCGATTTCCGCGACAGCCCGGCGGGCCTGTTTACCATCCCGGCGGAATGCTACATGCACCGGCAAGCATCGTTTATCCCGGCCTTCTTTCCCGAAGGCACCAAGGCGGGCGAGGACGTGGATTTCTTTTACTTCCCGGCCTACGCGGAAAAAGATCTGGGCAAGCCGGTTCTGGGGGCTGGCACGCTGTTCGCCATTACCAAGCCGTCCGAGGCCACGACTGCGATGATCGAATTCCTCAAAACCCCGATTGCACATGAATTGTGGATGGCGCAGGGCGGTTTCCTGACCGCTCATGCAGGTGTCAATCCGGATGCCTATGCCGATGACAGCCAACGCGCGCAGGGCGCGATTCTGGGCAATGCGACCACGTTCCGCTTTGACGCATCCGACCTGATGCCGTCCGAGATTGGTGCCGGGGCGTTCTGGTCTGGTATGGTGGATTACACCACGGGAAGTGACGCGGCAGATGTCGCAACCGAGATCCAGTCCCGCTGGGACGCGATCCGCTAA
- a CDS encoding LacI family DNA-binding transcriptional regulator, which translates to MNLKQLAEHLNLSQTTVSRALNGYPEVREATRLRVQKAAAEHHYTPNARAKGLATGRAMSIGHIISTSKKHEMVNPVFGDFITGASEAYVEAGYDMVLTLVEDGDEARLYRNIRDKGNVDGIIVHGPRMNDSRIGLLTSLGLPFVVHGRASDVTRPYSWIDMNNRRAFERAAGFLTDLGHRRIALINGLEFMDFAHRRREGYLAALATAETAPDTALMRQGEMTEVLGFRAASEMLALVDPPTAFLTSSMVTAIGVRRALADRGLEMGRDVSVITHDDDLSYMPNGTDEPIFTAVRSSVRNAGNRAAKMLLRMIAEPDCAPLQFMLEAELILGRSTGPARPRQT; encoded by the coding sequence ATGAACCTCAAACAATTGGCTGAGCATCTCAACCTGTCCCAGACCACGGTCAGCCGGGCGCTGAACGGCTATCCCGAGGTGCGCGAGGCCACGCGCCTGCGGGTTCAAAAGGCCGCCGCCGAACATCACTATACCCCCAACGCCCGCGCCAAAGGGCTGGCCACCGGGCGCGCGATGTCGATTGGGCACATCATCTCAACCTCCAAGAAACACGAGATGGTCAACCCGGTCTTCGGCGACTTCATCACCGGCGCGTCCGAGGCCTATGTCGAGGCCGGATACGATATGGTGCTGACATTGGTCGAGGATGGCGACGAGGCGCGGCTCTATCGCAACATCCGCGACAAGGGCAATGTCGACGGCATTATCGTGCATGGTCCCCGGATGAACGACAGCCGGATCGGGTTGCTGACGTCGCTGGGGTTGCCGTTTGTGGTACATGGCCGCGCGTCGGATGTGACCAGGCCCTATTCCTGGATCGACATGAACAACCGCCGCGCCTTTGAACGGGCCGCAGGATTCCTGACCGATCTCGGGCACCGCCGGATCGCGTTGATCAACGGGCTGGAGTTCATGGATTTTGCCCACAGGCGGCGCGAAGGATATCTCGCCGCGTTGGCGACTGCCGAAACTGCCCCGGATACAGCCCTTATGCGACAGGGCGAAATGACCGAGGTGCTGGGCTTTCGCGCCGCCTCCGAGATGTTGGCGCTGGTCGATCCGCCGACCGCGTTTCTGACCTCCTCCATGGTGACGGCCATCGGCGTGCGGCGCGCATTGGCGGATCGTGGCCTGGAAATGGGGCGCGACGTGTCCGTCATCACGCATGACGATGATCTGAGCTATATGCCCAACGGCACGGATGAACCGATATTTACCGCAGTGCGGTCTTCGGTCCGCAACGCGGGCAACCGGGCGGCAAAAATGCTGTTGCGGATGATCGCAGAGCCGGATTGCGCGCCTTTGCAATTCATGCTCGAAGCGGAACTGATCCTCGGCCGGTCCACTGGCCCTGCCCGCCCGCGCCAGACCTAA
- a CDS encoding GH1 family beta-glucosidase, translated as MRHKRSDFPQGFQFGTATSSYQIEGHGFGGAGPTHWDSFAATPGNVVRAENGLRACDHYHRYEADLDLVATAGFDSYRFSTSWARVLPEGRGTPNPEGLDFYDRLTDAMLERGIKPCATLYHWELPQPLSDLGGWRNPDIGNWFADFTQVIMGRIGDRMHSVAPINEPWCVAWISHFLGLHAPGLRDIRATARAMHHVLLAHGRATQVMRGLGMDNLGAVFNMEWPQPVDDSAGAARAADTYDGYYNRFYLDGVFKGRYPDSVLAGMEQHLPKGWQDDFPVIQTPVDWCGINYYTRKVLAPNDGPWPHLDEVEGPLPKTFMDWEIYPEGLYKFLKRTAAEYTGDLPLFVTENGMASPDVIDDGVIRDPARIAYINDHLDSVRRAIAEGVPVQGYFIWSLMDNYEWALGYEKRFGLVHVDFDSLERTPKESYHAVARALKE; from the coding sequence ATGCGACACAAACGAAGCGATTTTCCGCAGGGGTTCCAGTTCGGCACCGCGACATCAAGTTACCAGATCGAGGGACACGGTTTTGGCGGTGCGGGGCCGACGCACTGGGACAGCTTTGCTGCCACGCCGGGCAATGTGGTGCGGGCCGAAAACGGCTTGCGCGCCTGCGATCACTATCACCGCTACGAAGCTGATCTGGATCTGGTCGCCACCGCCGGATTCGACAGCTATCGGTTTTCCACATCCTGGGCACGGGTTCTGCCCGAAGGGCGCGGCACCCCGAACCCCGAGGGTCTCGATTTCTACGACCGGCTGACGGATGCGATGCTGGAACGCGGGATCAAACCCTGCGCGACGCTGTATCATTGGGAGTTGCCGCAGCCGCTGTCGGATCTGGGCGGCTGGCGCAATCCCGATATCGGCAACTGGTTCGCGGATTTTACCCAAGTCATCATGGGCCGGATTGGCGACAGAATGCATTCGGTCGCCCCAATCAACGAACCCTGGTGCGTCGCATGGATCAGCCACTTTCTGGGCTTGCACGCGCCCGGCCTACGTGACATCCGCGCCACCGCCCGCGCCATGCACCATGTGCTGCTGGCCCATGGCCGCGCGACGCAGGTGATGCGGGGGCTTGGCATGGATAACCTTGGCGCCGTGTTCAATATGGAATGGCCGCAACCGGTGGACGACAGCGCAGGTGCCGCGCGCGCTGCCGACACCTATGACGGCTATTACAACCGCTTCTACCTCGATGGTGTGTTCAAAGGCCGCTACCCCGACAGCGTTCTTGCGGGAATGGAGCAGCACCTGCCCAAAGGCTGGCAGGACGACTTCCCTGTCATTCAGACCCCCGTGGACTGGTGCGGCATCAACTACTACACCCGCAAGGTGCTGGCCCCAAACGATGGCCCCTGGCCCCATCTGGACGAGGTCGAAGGCCCATTGCCCAAGACCTTTATGGATTGGGAGATTTATCCTGAAGGGTTGTATAAATTCCTCAAACGGACGGCGGCAGAATATACCGGTGATTTGCCGCTGTTCGTGACCGAGAACGGCATGGCCAGCCCTGATGTGATCGACGACGGTGTGATCCGCGACCCGGCCCGCATCGCATATATCAACGATCATCTGGACTCGGTGCGTCGGGCGATTGCAGAAGGAGTGCCGGTGCAGGGCTATTTCATCTGGTCGCTGATGGACAATTACGAATGGGCGCTGGGCTATGAAAAGCGGTTCGGCCTCGTGCATGTAGATTTCGACAGCCTTGAACGCACCCCCAAAGAATCTTACCACGCTGTGGCGCGGGCATTGAAAGAGTAG